A portion of the candidate division Zixibacteria bacterium HGW-Zixibacteria-1 genome contains these proteins:
- a CDS encoding uracil-DNA glycosylase encodes MTKLKSRLDPKTTALLVKAARSQVQIGLGDIVIDRGKVKRKQKELILNGRNKKQVIQYRSLSSHQKGICECQNCPLGATRTKFVYGVGNPKADVLFIGEAPGRDEDLRGEPFVGRAGQLLDKILEAINFKREDVYIANILKCRPPNNRDPQPDEMQTCMPYLLEQIKLIKPKIICALGRISAQGLLQTTTPLGKLRGQWHDFNGIPFIVTYHPAALLRFPSYKRDTWEDVKRLREKFDELAAE; translated from the coding sequence ATGACTAAACTCAAAAGCCGTCTCGATCCCAAGACCACCGCCTTGCTTGTGAAAGCGGCCCGGAGCCAGGTACAGATCGGGCTGGGCGATATCGTTATCGACCGGGGGAAAGTCAAGCGCAAACAAAAGGAATTGATTCTCAACGGCAGGAATAAAAAGCAGGTGATTCAATATCGATCGCTTTCGTCGCACCAGAAAGGGATCTGCGAATGTCAAAACTGTCCCCTCGGCGCGACCCGGACGAAATTCGTTTATGGTGTCGGCAATCCCAAGGCGGATGTCCTGTTTATCGGTGAGGCTCCGGGGCGGGATGAGGACCTGAGAGGCGAGCCGTTTGTCGGCCGCGCCGGACAGCTTCTGGATAAAATTCTGGAGGCGATAAATTTCAAACGGGAAGATGTTTATATCGCCAATATTCTTAAATGCCGCCCGCCCAATAACCGCGATCCGCAGCCGGATGAAATGCAAACCTGCATGCCGTATTTACTGGAACAGATAAAGCTGATTAAACCGAAAATTATCTGCGCCCTGGGGCGCATTTCCGCCCAGGGACTGCTTCAGACAACCACCCCGCTGGGAAAACTACGCGGCCAGTGGCACGATTTCAACGGCATCCCCTTTATTGTTACCTATCATCCGGCGGCCCTGCTCCGATTTCCATCGTATAAGCGCGATACCTGGGAGGATGTCAAGCGCCTCCGTGAAAAATTTGATGAATTAGCGGCGGAATAA